One Prunus dulcis chromosome 8, ALMONDv2, whole genome shotgun sequence DNA window includes the following coding sequences:
- the LOC117638135 gene encoding probable xyloglucan glycosyltransferase 6 — MSRAQNHEFQEWWNKQRQSNHDLLLSDESSHLFAIDIHSPGPDRTVGKDRSRSARQLSWVYLLKFQQIAASLSSVTSSFLVLLRTANRRVTSPDSPADSSSSRLYRVIKAFLIVVLLLLCFELVAYFKGWHFSPPSVRSAELVELLYANWLHIRVNYLAPPLQSFANLCIVLFLIQSVDRIALVFGCFWIKFRRVKPKAVMEYPTTSSSNQDEEGNSTEDVNVEDYPMVLLQIPMCNEREVYHQSIAAVCIQDWPKERMLVQVLDDSDDIEVQQLIKAEVSKWQQRGVPILYRHRLMRTGYKAGNLKSAMSCDYVKNYEFVAIFDADFQPGPEFLKKTIPYFKGNDDLGLVQTRWSFVNKDENLLTRLQNINLSFHFEVEQQVNGVFINFFGFNGTAGVWRIKALEECGGWLERTTVEDMDVAVRAHLCGWKFIYLNDVKCLCELPESYGAYKKQQHRWHSGPMQLFRVCFFDILRSKVSLTKKANLIFLFFLLRKLILPFYSFTLFCIILPLTMFLPEAQLPAWVVCYVPGIMSVLNILPAPRSFPFIVPYLLFENTMSVTKFNAMISGLFQFGTSYEWIVTKKLGRSSETDLVAFERESEPLVQTTGLQRSASESGLDELTKLETSKKTGKRRRNRLYRKELVIAFVLLAASARSLLSAQGIHFYFLLFQGITFLVVGLDLIGEQVS; from the exons atgtCTCGAGCTCAAAACCATGAGTTTCAAGAATGGTGGAACAAGCAGAGACAGAGCAACCACGACCTCCTCCTCTCCGACGAATCAAGCCATTTGTTCGCCATCGATATCCACAGCCCCGGGCCCGATCGGACGGTAGGGAAAGACCGCTCACGAAGCGCCCGCCAGCTGTCCTGGGTCTACCTCCTCAAGTTTCAGCAAATCGCCGCCTCCCTCTCCTCCGTGACCAGCTCCTTCCTCGTCCTCCTCCGCACCGCGAATCGCCGAGTCACCTCGCCCGATTCCCCCGCCGATTCGTCCTCGTCGCGCCTCTACCGCGTCATCAAGGCTTTTCTGATCGTCGTGCTCCTGCTGCTCTGCTTCGAGCTCGTGGCTTACTTCAAGGGGTGGCATTTCAGTCCGCCATCGGTGAGATCAGCCGAGCTCGTGGAGCTTCTCTACGCCAATTGGCTCCACATTCGGGTCAATTACTTGGCGCCGCCATTGCAGAGCTTCGCCAATCTCTGCATCGTGCTCTTTCTGATTCAGTCTGTTGATCGCATTGCTTTGGTGTTCGGATGCTTCTGGATCAAGTTTCGGAGAGTCAAGCCCAAGGCGGTCATGGAGTACCCAACGACGTCGTCGTCGAATCAGGACGAGGAGGGGAACAGTACTGAGGATGTGAATGTGGAGGATTATCCCATGGTGTTGTTGCAGATCCCTATGTGCAACGAGAGGGAG GTGTACCATCAGTCGATTGCTGCGGTTTGTATTCAGGACTGGCCGAAGGAGAGAATGCTTGTGCAGGTTTTGGATGATTCCGATGATATAGAGGTTCAACAGCTTATCAAGGCGGAAGTAAGCAAGTGGCAACAACGGGGTGTCCCCATATTGTACAGACATCGGCTTATGCGCACAGGGTATAAGGCCGGGAATCTGAAATCTGCTATGAGCTGCGATTATGTTAAGAATTATGAGTTTGTGGCCATCTTTGATGCAGATTTTCAGCCGGGACCTGAGTTCTTGAAGAAAACCATTCCTTATTTCAAG GGGAATGATGATCTAGGATTGGTCCAGACAAGGTGGTCTTTTGTAAACAAGGATGAGAACTTGCTTACCAGACTGCAGAATATAAACTTGTCCTTCCACTTTGAAGTTGAACAACAGGTCAATGGGGTGTTTATCAACTTCTTTGGGTTTAACGGTACAGCTGGTGTGTGGAGGATTAAGGCCCTTGAGGAATGTGGTGGTTGGTTGGAACGAACGACTGTCGAAGACATGGATGTTGCTGTTCGTGCTCATCTTTGTGGATGGAAGTTCATATATCTGAATGATGTCAAG TGCCTTTGTGAACTTCCAGAGTCCTATGGGGCATACAAGAAACAGCAACATCGCTGGCATTCTGGTCCAATGCAGTTATTCCGTGTGTGTTTCTTTGACATACTCCGTTCAAAG GTGAGTTTGACCAAGAAAGCAAATTTGatatttctcttcttcctccttcgGAAGCTTATTCTGCCGTTTTATTCGTTCACTCTCTTTTGCATCATTCTTCCCTTGACCATGTTCCTACCAGAAGCTCAGCTACCAGCATGGGTTGTTTGTTATGTCCCTGGAATTATGTCTGTCTTGAATATTCTTCCTGCACCACGCTCATTCCCATTTATCGTCCCCTACCTTCTTTTCGAGAATACCATGTCAGTGACCAAATTTAATGCCATGATATCAGGATTGTTTCAGTTTGGAACTTCTTATGAGTGGATAGTTACAAAGAAACTGGGAAGGTCATCCGAGACAGATTTAGTTGCTTTTGAAAGGGAGTCTGAGCCGCTAGTGCAAACTACTGGTCTTCAAAGGTCAGCCTCAGAATCAGGCCTTGATGAGCTGACCAAACTAGAGACTTCTAAGAAAACTgggaagaggagaagaaatcgaTTATATAGGAAGGAACTTGTAATTGCCTTCGTATTGTTGGCTGCTTCAGCAAGAAGCTTGCTGTCTGCCCAAGGAATTCACTTCTACTTCCTACTATTTCAAGGGATCACCTTTCTAGTTGTTGGCCTTGATTTGATAGGAGAGCAGGTGAGCTGA